The following coding sequences are from one Musa acuminata AAA Group cultivar baxijiao chromosome BXJ1-6, Cavendish_Baxijiao_AAA, whole genome shotgun sequence window:
- the LOC135675910 gene encoding uncharacterized protein LOC135675910 encodes MVSSRWVRPEVFPLFAAVGTAVGICGMQLIRNICINPEVRVTKENRAAGVLDNFQEGEKYAEHGLRKFVRNKSPQIMPSLNNYFSDPISDE; translated from the exons ATGGTTTCCTCCAGATGGGTGAGGCCTGAG GTTTTTCCTCTCTTTGCGGCTGTCGGCACAGCTGTTGGCATCTGTGGCATGCAGCTGATACGGAACATCTGCATCAACCCTGAAGTGAG GGTCACAAAGGAAAACAGAGCCGCAGGTGTGCTTGATAACTTTCAAGAGGGAGAGAAATATGCAGAGCATGGCCTCCGAAAGTTTGTGCGCAACAAATCCCCCCAGATCATGCCATCTCTGAACAATTACTTTTCAGATCCTATTTCGGATGAGTAG
- the LOC135675911 gene encoding uncharacterized protein LOC135675911, protein MREMGELGSSSSPLPSSSIAHSSVFHSYPLISAVLAFAIAQSIKFFTTWYKERHWDAKQLIGSGGMPSSHSATVTALALAIGIQDGLDSSAFATAAILAFVVMCDAFGVRLHAGKQAEVLNQIMYELPEEHPLSVTRPLHELLGHTPIQVIAGAALGSVVAIAAQLINRFAGGAWQSEIVNKLIDDN, encoded by the exons ATGAGAGAGATGGGCGAATTGGGGAGCTCTTCTTCGCCGTTGCCCTCGTCCTCGATCGCGCACTCCTCCGTCTTCCACAGTTACCCGCTGATCTCGGCCGTCCTGGCCTTCGCCATCGCTCAATCAATCAAGTTCTTCACCACCTG GTACAAGGAAAGACACTGGGATGCCAAGCAGCTTATTGGATCTGGTGGGATGCCATCATCCCATTCAGCCACAGTGACTGCACTAGCACTAGCTATTGGAATTCAAGATGGGTTGGACAGTTCTGCTTTTGCTACAGCGGCGATATTAGCATTTGTG GTGATGTGTGATGCTTTTGGTGTTCGACTGCATGCTGGAAAGCAGGCAGAG GTGTTAAATCAAATTATGTATGAACTTCCAGAAGAGCATCCTCTGTCTGTTACTAGACCACTACATGAACTTCTTGGCCATACTCCTATTCAG GTCATCGCTGGTGCTGCCCTGGGGTCTGTGGTAGCTATCGCGGCTCAATTAATCAACAGATTTGCTGGTGGTGCATGGCAATCAGAAATCGTAAACAAATTGATCGACGACAACTGA
- the LOC135677668 gene encoding protein CURLY FLAG LEAF 1-like, translating to MDQMELSLGGSSLSLLSESTNRSPTRSEANPRRKRKQTWDDPTIHTSIDLQLNDPLPLDWEQCLDLQSGRIYFLNRKTLRKSWSRPKEQKLDLELNIATFASSENKTTSASPEKPTKSSSSGNMVAAVCVNCHLLVMLCKSSPSCPNCKHNSLPPPAQPISGKLETVKSLETLSLLH from the exons ATGGATCAGATGGAGCTTTCCCTAGGAGGGTCGTCCCTGTCACTCTTAAGTGAGAGCACCAATAGGTCACCTACAAGGTCGGAGGCCAACCctaggaggaagaggaagcaaacTTGGGATGACCCTACGATTCACACGAGTATTGACCTCCAGCTCAATGATCCCTTGCCCCTGGATTGGGAGCAGTGCTTGGACCTACAA TCCGGAAGGATTTACTTCTTGAACAGAAAAACCTTGAGAAAGAGCTGGAGCAGACCCAAGGAGCAAAAGCTAGACCTGGAGCTCAACATCGCCACCTTCGCAAGCTCAGAAAATAAGACTACCTCCGCTAGTCCAGAGAAGCCAACCAAGTCTTCTTCATCCGGCAACATGGTCGCAGCCGTGTGCGTGAACTGCCACCTCCTCGTCATGCTGTGCAAGTCATCTCCTTCTTGCCCAAACTGCAAGCATAACTCACTGCCTCCACCAGCACAACCGATATCCGGCAAGCTCGAGACGGTCAAGTCATTGGAGACTCTCAGCCTTCTTCATTAG
- the LOC135677666 gene encoding galactolipase DONGLE, chloroplastic-like, translating into MALRLPAQSASLLSREARPQRRTRVSASSVAAAPAVVTRHTTPAVAVKHSAVSAVCRPSLASVWREIQGADDWEDLVEPLDPLLRDEIVRYGELVVACYKAFDLDPASKRYLNCKYGKKSMLREVGMADAGYDVTKYVYATPDISIPTQTGTCCSRWIGYVAVSSDEAVRRLGRRDILVSFRGTVTNTEWIANLMSSLTAARLDPHDPRPDVKVESGFLSLYTSDDSSSKFSSGSCREQLLSEVSRLINKYKDEELSITLAGHSMGSSLALLLGYDLAELGLNRDGSRREVPITVYSFGGPRVGNSEFKERCEELGVKVLRVVNVNDPVTKLPGVFLNENFKVLAERYELPWSSSCYAHVGVELALDFFKMQNPVCVHDLDAYIGLLKCPKVAEVKKNGADLVSKAMKFLSHQSFDAWRWQDAAMQVGNLVQSLGI; encoded by the coding sequence ATGGCGTTGCGCTTACCGGCACAGAGCGCTTCTTTGTTGTCGCGTGAAGCTCGGCCGCAGAGGCGGACTCGGGTCTCGGCCTCGTCGGTGGCGGCGGCACCCGCGGTGGTGACCCGGCATACTACGCCTGCTGTGGCGGTCAAGCACTCGGCGGTGAGCGCCGTGTGCAGGCCCTCGCTCGCCAGCGTGTGGCGGGAGATCCAAGGCGCCGACGACTGGGAGGACCTCGTGGAGCCCCTCGACCCGCTGCTGCGCGACGAGATCGTGCGGTATGGGGAGCTCGTGGTGGCGTGCTACAAGGCGTTCGACCTCGACCCTGCCTCGAAGCGGTATCTAAACTGCAAGTACGGGAAGAAGAGCATGCTGCGGGAGGTGGGCATGGCGGATGCGGGGTACGACGTCACCAAGTACGTGTACGCGACGCCGGACATCAGCATCCCCACACAGACCGGCACGTGCTGCAGCCGGTGGATCGGGTACGTCGCGGTGTCGTCCGACGAGGCGGTGCGCCGGCTGGGGCGGCGGGACATTCTGGTCTCCTTCCGAGGGACCGTCACCAACACCGAGTGGATCGCCAATTTGATGAGCTCACTGACGGCGGCGCGGCTGGACCCCCACGACCCCCGCCCCGATGTCAAGGTCGAGTCCGGCTTCCTCAGCCTCTACACTTCCGACGACAGCAGCAGCAAGTTCAGCAGCGGCAGCTGCAGGGAGCAGCTGCTCTCCGAGGTCTCCCGGCTCATCAACAAGTACAAGGACGAGGAGCTAAGCATCACATTGGCGGGGCACAGCATGGGAAGCTCGCTGGCTCTGCTCCTCGGGTACGACCTCGCCGAACTCGGCTTGAACCGCGACGGGTCGCGGCGGGAGGTGCCCATCACGGTGTACTCCTTCGGCGGCCCCCGGGTGGGGAACTCGGAGTTCAAGGAGCGCTGCGAGGAGCTCGGGGTGAAGGTCCTGAGGGTGGTGAACGTGAACGATCCGGTCACCAAGCTCCCCGGCGTCTTCCTCAACGAGAACTTCAAGGTCCTGGCGGAGAGATACGAGCTGCCATGGAGCAGCTCCTGCTACGCCCACGTAGGAGTGGAGCTCGCCCTCGACTTCTTCAAGATGCAGAACCCGGTGTGCGTCCACGACTTGGATGCCTACATAGGGCTGCTGAAGTGCCCGAAGGTGGCGGAGGTGAAGAAGAACGGCGCCGACCTTGTAAGCAAGGCAATGAAGTTTCTAAGCCACCAAAGCTTCGACGCATGGCGGTGGCAAGACGCGGCGATGCAGGTTGGCAACCTGGTGCAGTCTTTAGGAATCTGA
- the LOC135677667 gene encoding amino acid transporter AVT1H-like, with product MSDFSATKFGRCWSSLEFGKQPQRNQVVSEPVHGAQLAAAAQSANCVTCVEGNKVCKCGKDTQVLNLQSEHHAKATSSFTHSVINMIGMLIGLGQLSTPYALENGGWSSVFLLVGLGVMCAYTSHIIGKCLEEDSSSKTYQDIGQQAFGAKGRIIASTLIYLEIFFALVSYTISLSDNLPLVLSGVHAHISWLPLSASQLLTVVAVLVALPTLWLRDLSSISFLSFGGIIMSLLIFVTIACTAAFGGVRGNHSIPLLQLRKIPGISGLYIFSYAGHIVFPNIYTAMKDPSKFTKVSIASFTTVTMLYTALAFMGAKLFGPAVSSQITLSMPPHLIATKIALWATVLTPMTKYALEFAPFASQLEHKLPSTMSSRARMVIRGSVGSILLLVILALALSLPYFEHVLSLTGSLVSIAISLIFPCAFYLKICWRQVSKPTVVLNGVLIVLGALLGVVGTISTSKALIQSIQRGHSL from the exons ATGTCGGATTTCAGCGCGACAAAGTTCGGCCGATGCTGGTCGTCTCTTGAGTTCGGCAAGCAGCCTCAGCGGAATCAGGTCGTCAGTGAGCCGGTGCACGGCGCCCAGCTCGCCGCAGCTGCGCAGTCTGCGAACTGTGTAACCTGCGTCGAGGGGAACAAGGTCTGCAAGTGTGGGAAAGATACTCAAGTCTTGAACTTGCAGAGTGAACACCATGCAAAGGCTACCAGCTCCTTCACTCACTCGGTGATCAATATGATCGGGATGCTAATAG GACTTGGTCAGCTGTCTACTCCATATGCTTTGGAGAATGGAGGGTGGAGCTCGGTGTTCCTGCTGGTGGGGCTTGGAGTTATGTGTGCCTACACCTCACATATCATAGGGAAGTGCCTCGAAGAGGATTCCAGCTCCAAGACCTACCAAGACATCGGGCAGCAAGCTTTTGGGGCGAAAGGAAGGATCATAGCTTCCACCCTCATCTACTTGGAGATCTTCTTCGCCCTCGTATCCTACACCATCTCGCTGAGCGATAACCTGCCCTTGGTGCTCTCCGGCGTGCATGCCCATATTTCATGGCTGCCTCTGTCGGCGTCGCAGCTGCTGACAGTCGTCGCGGTGCTGGTTGCGCTCCCCACCCTCTGGCTGAGGGACCTGTCTTCCATCTCCTTCCTCTCCTTTGGTGGAATCATCATGTCGCTCCTCATCTTCGTCACCATCGCCTGCACCGCAGCGTTCGGCGGTGTGAGGGGGAACCACAGCATCCCTCTGCTTCAGCTTCGCAAGATCCCAGGGATCTCTGGGCTCTACATCTTCAGCTACGCCGGTCATATCGTCTTCCCTAACATATACACCGCCATGAAGGACCCTTCCAAGTTCACCAAG GTTTCCATCGCGAGCTTCACCACCGTCACCATGCTCTACACCGCTCTCGCCTTCATGGGCGCCAAGCTTTTCGGGCCGGCCGTCAGCTCGCAGATCACCCTCAGCATGCCTCCCCACCTCATCGCCACCAAGATCGCGCTGTGGGCGACGGTGCTGACGCCGATGACCAAGTACGCCCTCGAGTTCGCTCCCTTCGCCAGCCAACTCGAGCACAAGCTTCCTTCCACCATGAGCTCCAGGGCGCGGATGGTGATAAGGGGCAGCGTGGGCTCCATCCTGCTGCTGGTGATCCTGGCGCTGGCCCTCTCCCTCCCTTACTTTGAGCACGTCCTCAGCCTCACCGGCTCCCTCGTGAGCATAGCCATCTCGCTGATCTTCCCCTGTGCCTTCTACCTTAAGATCTGCTGGCGTCAGGTCTCCAAGCCCACGGTTGTCCTCAACGGAGTGCTAATAGTTCTTGGAGCTCTGCTGGGTGTGGTGGGAACGATCTCTACTTCCAAGGCACTCATCCAAAGCATTCAGAGAGGCCATTCACTTTGA
- the LOC103987160 gene encoding probable inactive leucine-rich repeat receptor-like protein kinase At3g03770: MAPSFVFPAVVLCCLFVFPLTEQMQTTHTQLLLQLRKQLEFPKLLDAWNNTDNLCYSPSSPNLSISCDGTSVTELKIVGDKLAKPGKYDGYSIPGMTLSSGFVVDSFVTTLARLTTLRVVILVSLGIWGPLPDKIHRMYSLEVLDLSSNFLYGTVPPKISVMTKLQTFSLDGNYFNDTVPDWFESLTNLSVLSLQNNSLKGLMPASIGRVRTLTELALSGNHISGKIPDLSRLNSLEMLDLRDNMLDSELPVMPKGLVTILLSKNSLAGEIPQQFGELDRLQHLDLSFNLLEGTPPAALFALPNISYLNLASNMLSGSLPSSLACSSQLGFVDISINRLSGELPSCLSSNLNKRVVKFNWNCLSSDPQHQHVSKFCQVNHMDEKDSKRKNIPLLVAVIGGILLIMLLLLLVLFVSCRRNCRRAIAEQRLLPKSAPDNSPTGISSELLANARYISQTRKLGTQVFPMYRAFSLEELKEATNNFEQSAYIGEGSTGKLYKGRIENGTFVAIRCLALFKRYSIRNLKLRLDLLSKLRHPHLVCLLGHCIDTAQDDSNVNRVFLIYEYVANGNLRTHLSECRLERALKWPDRLAILIGIAKAVHFLHTGTIPGFYNNQLKTSNILLDEHLTAKVSDYGLSIITEEIYKHEARAEGHKQSRSLSLEMVNLEDDVYSFGLVLLEALMGPALSEQGADHCTKELAMLSTGQAEQRRVIDPAVLASSSQESLSTAISITSKCLSQEPSHPSIEDVLWNLQYAAQVQSMADGNQKSDILSQA; the protein is encoded by the exons ATGGCACCCTCTTTTGTGTTCCCAGCAGTCGTCTTGTGTTGCTTGTTCGTGTTCCCTCTAACCGAGCAAATGCAAACGACGCACACCCAGTTGTTGCTGCAGCTGAGGAAGCAGCTGGAGTTCCCAAAACTGCTGGATGCTTGGAATAACACTGATAACCTGTGCTACTCGCCGTCTTCGCCGAATCTAAGCATCAGCTGCGATGGAACGTCCGTCACAGAGCTCAAGATAGTGGGCGATAAGCTTGCAAAGCCTGGTAAATATGATGGTTACTCGATCCCTGGCATGACTCTTTCATCGGGCTTCGTTGTTGATTCTTTTGTGACAACTCTGGCTAGGTTGACTACCTTGAGAGTAGTCATCTTGGTTTCTTTGGGGATATGGGGTCCTCTCCCGGACAAGATCCATAGAATGTATTCGCTTGAAGTGCTCGATCTGAGCTCTAACTTTCTGTATGGTACTGTCCCTCCAAAGATATCTGTCATGACGAAGCTTCAAACATTTTCCCTCGATGGAAACTACTTCAATGATACTGTTCCTGATTGGTTTGAATCGTTGACGAACCTCTCGGTTTTGAGCTTGCAGAATAACAGCCTGAAGGGTCTGATGCCAGCATCGATTGGTAGAGTTAGAACACTAACTGAACTTGCTTTGTCGGGCAATCACATTTCAGGTAAAATCCCTGATCTAAGTAGACTAAATAGCCTCGAGATGTTGGACCTGAGAGACAACATGTTGGACTCTGAGCTGCCAGTAATGCCGAAAGGGCTGGTCACCATCTTGCTTAGCAAGAACTCACTGGCTGGTGAGATTCCACAGCAGTTTGGGGAATTGGATCGACTCCAACACCTTGACCTATCATTTAACCTACTCGAGGGGACTCCACCTGCAGCATTATTTGCTTTGCCAAACATCAGCTATTTGAATCTGGCATCCAATATGCTTAGTGGATCACTTCCAAGTAGTTTAGCTTGCAGCAGTCAACTTGGGTTCGTTGACATTTCTATTAACAGACTCTCTGGTGAATTACCTTCTTGtctgagctcaaatttgaataagAGGGTTGTAAAGTTCAATTGGAATTGCTTGTCTTCTGACCCCCAGCATCAGCACGTGTCTAAATTCTGCCAAGTGAATCACATGGATGAGAAAGATTCCAAGAGGAAGAACATACCCTTGTTGGTTGCTGTCATAGGAGGAATTCTCTTAATTATGCTATTGCTTCTGttagttctttttgtttcttgtagAAGGAACTGTCGCCGAGCAATAGCAGAACAACGACTATTGCCAAAGTCAGCACCAGATAATTCACCCACAGGAATCTCGTCTGAGCTTCTGGCTAATGCAA gGTATATTTCTCAAACAAGGAAGCTAGGAACACAAGTGTTTCCTATGTATCGGGCATTTTCCTTAGAAGAGTTAAAAGAAGCAACAAATAATTTTGAGCAGTCAGCATATATAGGCGAAGGTTCAACTGGCAAG ctgTACAAGGGCAGAATAGAAAATGGAACCTTTGTAGCTATAAGATGCTTGGCATTGTTCAAGCGATATTCTATTAGAAATCTGAAGCTTCGTCTAGATCTACTCTCAAAACTTCGCCATCCCCATTTGGTCTGCCTCTTGGGGCACTGCATTGATACTGCACAAGATGATTCTAATGTCAACAGAGTCTTCCTTATCTACGAATATGTAGCTAATGGAAATCTTCGTACTCATCTTTCTG AATGCAGACTGGAGAGAGCTCTTAAGTGGCCAGATAGATTGGCAATTTTAATAGGCATTGCAAAAGCAGTCCACTTTTTACATACCGGTACTATTCCTGGTTTCTACAATAATCAATTGAAAACAAGCAATATTTTGCTTGACGAGCATTTGACCGCAAAAGTGAGTGACTATGGTTTGTCCATTATAACGGAAGAAATTTACAAACATGAG GCAAGGGCAGAAGGTCACAAACAGAGCAGATCTCTATCATT GGAGATGGTAAACTTGGAGGATGATGTTTATTCATTTGGCCTCGTCTTACTTGAAGCACTAATGGGACCAGCACTATCCGAACAAGGTGCCGATCATTGTACAAAAGAACTG GCAATGTTATCAACTGGCCAAGCAGAACAACGGCGCGTTATTGACCCAGCTGTGCTGGCTTCTTCCTCACAAGAGTCTCTATCGACTGCGATCTCAATCACAAGCAAATGCTTGTCGCAGGAACCTTCTCACCCTTCAATAGAAGATGTGCTGTGGAACCTGCAGTACGCTGCACAGGTTCAGTCCATGGCTGACGGCAATCAGAAGTCGGATATTCTATCACAAGCATGA